Proteins encoded in a region of the Candidatus Bathyarchaeota archaeon genome:
- a CDS encoding CPBP family intramembrane metalloprotease: MSGLSSHIFLAAKLTGYSTLAVLLVWAAAYVPLLLSLGYSYELHVVSSVVFTLAGLSILSASRSSSSTRVKVLLSIVTCVVLVEELLLNSVYALYGFSFALGGLILLPLFSVRFRGEGWLRVALEAYALVFATRIVLTPLPAGFPNLPAYLPTVYTLILLGVIFYMASRGIRSVDVRVHLGRCRLAGQLLLGFAAGALVGVVEYFILKPKPVLSGAPVVQTLAYIIIVLSIMVGVVEEFLFRGLLQTSLERGLPAWQAIGFASITFGLMHVGWMNPLEVMLAYGAGVLFGVLALLTDSLVSPITAHAVGNFVLYLIVMASGLM, translated from the coding sequence TTGTCGGGTTTATCTTCACATATTTTCTTGGCAGCGAAGTTGACTGGCTACTCTACGTTGGCAGTTCTATTAGTTTGGGCGGCGGCTTATGTTCCCCTCCTATTAAGTCTCGGATACAGCTATGAGCTGCATGTTGTTTCTTCAGTAGTGTTCACTTTGGCGGGTCTTTCCATTTTGTCAGCGTCTAGATCCTCTAGCTCCACACGCGTTAAGGTTCTCTTGTCGATTGTTACTTGTGTGGTGCTTGTTGAGGAGCTCCTGTTGAATAGTGTTTATGCTTTGTATGGCTTTTCATTCGCATTGGGCGGATTGATATTGTTGCCCCTTTTTTCAGTCAGGTTTCGTGGAGAAGGTTGGCTTAGGGTCGCTTTGGAGGCTTATGCCTTAGTATTTGCGACGAGGATCGTTCTTACACCGCTTCCGGCCGGTTTTCCGAATCTTCCAGCCTATTTGCCAACCGTTTATACACTAATCCTCTTAGGCGTCATCTTCTATATGGCTTCACGTGGGATAAGGTCTGTTGACGTAAGGGTTCATCTTGGCAGGTGTAGGCTGGCAGGGCAGTTGCTCTTAGGCTTCGCTGCGGGAGCCCTTGTAGGCGTCGTTGAGTATTTCATATTGAAGCCTAAACCCGTCTTATCAGGCGCTCCAGTAGTACAGACCCTAGCATATATCATCATAGTCCTGTCCATCATGGTTGGAGTCGTTGAGGAGTTTCTGTTTCGAGGGCTGCTCCAGACCTCGCTTGAGAGGGGTTTGCCGGCTTGGCAGGCTATAGGCTTCGCCTCGATCACTTTTGGGTTGATGCATGTTGGCTGGATGAATCCACTTGAGGTTATGCTTGCCTATGGTGCAGGGGTCTTGTTCGGCGTATTGGCTCTTCTTACTGACAGTTTGGTCTCGCCTATTACGGCGCATGCTGTTGGAAACTTTGTGCTATATTTGATCGTTATGGCTTCAGGT